Proteins from a genomic interval of Lolium perenne isolate Kyuss_39 chromosome 1, Kyuss_2.0, whole genome shotgun sequence:
- the LOC127305729 gene encoding electron transfer flavoprotein-ubiquinone oxidoreductase, mitochondrial isoform X1, whose amino-acid sequence MHRVLRAAAAAAAGIARAPARRHRAPMPSWGAATARWFSAGREAMSYDVVIVGAGPAGLAAAIRLKQLCRTADTDLSVCVLEKGAEVGAHVLSGNVFEPRALDELIPNWRQQDAPIRVPVSSDTFWMLTKNKAWTLPSPFDNRGNYVISLSQLVRWMSLKAEELGVEVYPGFAASEILYDQNQMVNGVATNDVGIAKDGTKRETFQPGVELRGRITLLAEGCRGSLSEKIITNHKLRETGQGQHQTYALGIKEVWEIEEGKHRPGSVVHTVGWPLDMKTYGGSFLYHLDDRQLAIGLVVALNYRNPFLSPYDEFQKFKQHPAIRALLEGGTVLQYGARTLNEGGFQSIPNPVFPGGAIIGCSAGFLNVPKIKGSHTAMKSGMLAAEATFKTLVEGTSMDLYWENLKKSWIWEELYRSRNYRPAFEYGFIPGMALSAVEHYIFNGKLPFTLKHGKPDHEATDMANLHSPIQYPKPDGQVSFDVPSSLYRSNTNHEHNQPPHLRLKDPSIPESVNLPQYAGPESRYCPARVYEYVSDENGDPKLHINAQNCLHCKACDIKDPKQNIEWTVPEGGGGPGYTVM is encoded by the exons ATGCATCGGGTCCTCCGCGCGGCCGCGGCGGCAGCTGCGGGGATCGCCAGGGCCCCGGCTCGCCGCCACCGCGCGCCGATGCCGAGCTGgggcgcggcgacggcgaggtgGTTCTCTGCTGGACGGGAGGCGATGAGCTACGACGTCGTGATCGTGGGCGCAGGCCCCGCGGGGCTGGCCGCCGCCATCCGGCTCAAGCAGCTCTGCCGCACCGCCGACACCGACCTCTCCGTCTGCGTCCTCGAGAAGGGAGCCGAAGTCG GTGCTCATGTGCTGTCGGGGAATGTGTTCGAGCCCCGAGCCTTGGATGAGCTCATCCCCAACTGGAGGCAACAGGAT GCCCCGATCAGAGTCCCTGTCTCATCTGACACGTTCTGGATGTTAACAAAGAACAAGGCATGGACACTTCCATCTCCTTTCGATAACAGAGGGAACTATGTGATAAG CTTGAGCCAACTGGTGCGATGGATGTCCCTAAAGGCTGAAGAATTAGGTGTCGAAGTGTATCCAGGTTTTGCTGCAAGTGAG ATCCTTTATGATCAAAATCAAATGGTTAACGGCGTTGCAACCAATGATGTTGGTATTGCTAAAGATGGTACCAAACGGGAAACTTTTCAACCGGGTGTGGAACTAAGAG GGCGAATAACTCTTCTGGCCGAGGGTTGCCGAGGTTCATTATCAGAG AAAATAATAACAAATCACAAGCTCAGAGAAACTGGGCAAGGGCAACACCAGACATATGCTCTCGGAATTAAAGAG GTCTGGGAGATAGAAGAAGGAAAGCATAGGCCAGGCTCTGTAGTTCATACTGTAGGGTGGCCTTTGGACATGAAGACATACGGAGGATCGTTTCTGTATCACCTTGATGATAGACAG TTAGCAATTGGTCTGGTTGTTGCCTTGAATTATCGAAATCCTTTCCTGAGCCCCTACGATGAATTTCAG AAATTCAAGCAGCACCCTGCTATCAGAGCACTTCTAGAAGGTGGAACAGTTCTTCAGTATGGTGCTCGTACTTTGAATGAAGGTGGTTTCCAG TCGATACCGAATCCAGTTTTCCCCGGTGGTGCAATTATTGGATGCTCTGCAGGGTTCCTAAATGTTCCCAAAATCAAAGGTTCACATACCGCAATGAAATCAG GTATGCTTGCGGCGGAAGCAACTTTCAAGACTCTTGTTGAAGGAACTTCCATGGATCTGTACTGGGAGAATCTCAAGAAGTCATGGATATGGGAAGAACTCTATAGATCTCGGAATTATAGACCG GCATTTGAGTACGGATTTATTCCTGGCATGGCCTTGTCAGCAGTGGAACA CTACATATTCAATGGGAAGTTACCTTTTACATTGAAGCACGGAAAACCTGACCATGAAGCAACAGAT ATGGCTAATCTCCACTCACCAATTCAGTATCCAAAACCAGATGGCCAGGTGTCCTTTGATGTTCCATCTTCTTTATACAG GAGCAACACAAACCATGAGCACAACCAGCCTCCTCATCTTCGCTTGAAGGATCCCTCAATACCTGAAAGTGTAAATCTTCCCCAATATGCTGGACCAGAGTCACGTTATTGTCCAGCTCGAGTTTACGA ATATGTCTCCGACGAGAACGGTGACCCAAAGCTTCACATAAATGCTCAAAATTGTCTTCATTGCAAG GCTTGTGACATCAAAGATCCTAAACAGAACATTGAGTGGACTGTTCCAGAAGGTGGAGGAGGGCCTGGTTACACAGTGATGTAA
- the LOC127305729 gene encoding electron transfer flavoprotein-ubiquinone oxidoreductase, mitochondrial isoform X2, translated as MLTKNKAWTLPSPFDNRGNYVISLSQLVRWMSLKAEELGVEVYPGFAASEILYDQNQMVNGVATNDVGIAKDGTKRETFQPGVELRGRITLLAEGCRGSLSEKIITNHKLRETGQGQHQTYALGIKEVWEIEEGKHRPGSVVHTVGWPLDMKTYGGSFLYHLDDRQLAIGLVVALNYRNPFLSPYDEFQKFKQHPAIRALLEGGTVLQYGARTLNEGGFQSIPNPVFPGGAIIGCSAGFLNVPKIKGSHTAMKSGMLAAEATFKTLVEGTSMDLYWENLKKSWIWEELYRSRNYRPAFEYGFIPGMALSAVEHYIFNGKLPFTLKHGKPDHEATDMANLHSPIQYPKPDGQVSFDVPSSLYRSNTNHEHNQPPHLRLKDPSIPESVNLPQYAGPESRYCPARVYEYVSDENGDPKLHINAQNCLHCKACDIKDPKQNIEWTVPEGGGGPGYTVM; from the exons ATGTTAACAAAGAACAAGGCATGGACACTTCCATCTCCTTTCGATAACAGAGGGAACTATGTGATAAG CTTGAGCCAACTGGTGCGATGGATGTCCCTAAAGGCTGAAGAATTAGGTGTCGAAGTGTATCCAGGTTTTGCTGCAAGTGAG ATCCTTTATGATCAAAATCAAATGGTTAACGGCGTTGCAACCAATGATGTTGGTATTGCTAAAGATGGTACCAAACGGGAAACTTTTCAACCGGGTGTGGAACTAAGAG GGCGAATAACTCTTCTGGCCGAGGGTTGCCGAGGTTCATTATCAGAG AAAATAATAACAAATCACAAGCTCAGAGAAACTGGGCAAGGGCAACACCAGACATATGCTCTCGGAATTAAAGAG GTCTGGGAGATAGAAGAAGGAAAGCATAGGCCAGGCTCTGTAGTTCATACTGTAGGGTGGCCTTTGGACATGAAGACATACGGAGGATCGTTTCTGTATCACCTTGATGATAGACAG TTAGCAATTGGTCTGGTTGTTGCCTTGAATTATCGAAATCCTTTCCTGAGCCCCTACGATGAATTTCAG AAATTCAAGCAGCACCCTGCTATCAGAGCACTTCTAGAAGGTGGAACAGTTCTTCAGTATGGTGCTCGTACTTTGAATGAAGGTGGTTTCCAG TCGATACCGAATCCAGTTTTCCCCGGTGGTGCAATTATTGGATGCTCTGCAGGGTTCCTAAATGTTCCCAAAATCAAAGGTTCACATACCGCAATGAAATCAG GTATGCTTGCGGCGGAAGCAACTTTCAAGACTCTTGTTGAAGGAACTTCCATGGATCTGTACTGGGAGAATCTCAAGAAGTCATGGATATGGGAAGAACTCTATAGATCTCGGAATTATAGACCG GCATTTGAGTACGGATTTATTCCTGGCATGGCCTTGTCAGCAGTGGAACA CTACATATTCAATGGGAAGTTACCTTTTACATTGAAGCACGGAAAACCTGACCATGAAGCAACAGAT ATGGCTAATCTCCACTCACCAATTCAGTATCCAAAACCAGATGGCCAGGTGTCCTTTGATGTTCCATCTTCTTTATACAG GAGCAACACAAACCATGAGCACAACCAGCCTCCTCATCTTCGCTTGAAGGATCCCTCAATACCTGAAAGTGTAAATCTTCCCCAATATGCTGGACCAGAGTCACGTTATTGTCCAGCTCGAGTTTACGA ATATGTCTCCGACGAGAACGGTGACCCAAAGCTTCACATAAATGCTCAAAATTGTCTTCATTGCAAG GCTTGTGACATCAAAGATCCTAAACAGAACATTGAGTGGACTGTTCCAGAAGGTGGAGGAGGGCCTGGTTACACAGTGATGTAA